A part of Bufo bufo chromosome 7, aBufBuf1.1, whole genome shotgun sequence genomic DNA contains:
- the TMBIM1 gene encoding protein lifeguard 3, with product MSYPSAPPPYNDRDPLNQPGGYPQPGGYPQPGGYPQPGGYPQPGGYPPSGYPQPGGYPPPYGPPGDFYGQPQPGGYPQPGGYPEPGRNEPPKPVVMPMLPNIPLNPGDSSIYNTTDGEGQFGSWDDKAVRHSFLRKVYSIIALQLLVTVGIVAIFTYVEPLSKFVRKNPAVYYVSYAVFFVTYIVLACCQGPRRRFPWNVILLTLFTLAMSFMAGTIASFYSSKAVLISLGITAIVTIAVTVFCFQTKVDFTSCAGLFSVLGIVLFITGIVTAIVLSFKYIYWLHMLYAAIGAVVFTLFLAYDTQLVIGNRKHTINPEEYVYGAMKIYTDIVYIFLNLLQIVGSRT from the exons ATGTCCTATCCCAGTGCCCCTCCGCCGTACAATGATCGAGACCCATTAAATCAACCTGGTGGATACCCTCAACCTGGTGGATACCCTCAACCTGGTGGATACCCTCAACCTGGTGGATACCCTCAACCTGGTGGATATCCTCCTAGTGGTTACCCACAGCCAGGAGGCTATCCTCCCCCATATGGACCGCCTGGTGATTTCTACGGACAGCCTCAACCTGGCGGGTACCCTCAGCCTGGGGGTTATCCAGAACCTGGACGTAATGAGCCTCCCAAGCCGGTGGTGATGCCAATGCTTCCGAATATCCCACTCAACCCAG GTGATTCCAGTATATACAACACAACTGACGGGGAAGGGCAGTTTGGTTCCTGGGATGACAAAGCCGTACGTCACTCGTTCCTCCGCAAG GTATACTCCATCATTGCGCTGCAGTTACTGGTCACGGTGGGAATTGTCGCCATCTTCACCTACGT GGAGCCCTTGTCCAAGTTTGTAAGAAAGAATCCGGCTGTTTACTATGTATCCTA TGCGGTGTTCTTTGTTACATACATTGTTCTGGCCTGCTGTCAGGGGCCAAG GAGACGCTTCCCATGGAACGTGATTCTTCTGACCTTATTT ACGCTCGCCATGTCTTTTATGGCTGGTACAATTGCAAG tttCTACAGCTCAAAGGCCGTGCTGATCAGCCTGGGAATCACGGCCATCGTCACCATCGCTGTGACCGTCTTCTGTTTCCAGACTAAG GTGGACTTCACTTCCTGCGCTGGACTCTTCTCTGTGCTGGGAATCGTCCTCTTCATCACGGGCATCGTGACCGCCATCGTCCTGTCATTTAAATAC ATATACTGGCTACATATGCTGTACGCTGCTATCGGGGCGGTCGTCTTCACTTTG TTCCTGGCCTACGACACCCAACTGGTGATCGGAAATCGGAAGCACACTATCAACCCGGAGGAGTACGTGTACGGCGCCATGAAGATCTACACCGACATCGTCTACATCTTCCTTAACCTGCTGCAGATTGTGGGGAGCAGGACGTAG